One region of Exiguobacterium acetylicum genomic DNA includes:
- a CDS encoding Type 1 glutamine amidotransferase-like domain-containing protein, which produces MDYLLTSGGVQNLSIHNALREMLGKPIEECRAIAITTASYALGRGTDLAVNFIQGKDEAPMVDLGWKSVGLLELSAVSVIDPAIWQPAVEQADVILVNGGDPLFLHHWFVESGFDRLLPQLTGVYVGMSAGSMVLTPRIGTDFVGWKKTPEQSDATLGLFDFSIFPHLDHPQLPDNHLQAAESWAETLTNPAYAIDDATAIRVIGSNVDVISEGKWVQLR; this is translated from the coding sequence ATGGACTATTTATTAACGTCCGGTGGGGTACAGAATCTCTCGATTCATAACGCGTTACGCGAGATGCTCGGAAAACCGATTGAAGAATGCCGTGCCATTGCAATCACGACAGCTTCCTACGCATTAGGCAGAGGAACGGACCTCGCTGTCAACTTCATTCAAGGAAAAGATGAGGCACCGATGGTCGATTTAGGATGGAAATCAGTCGGTCTGTTGGAATTATCAGCGGTCTCGGTAATTGATCCAGCAATTTGGCAACCAGCGGTCGAACAAGCGGATGTCATTCTCGTTAATGGTGGTGATCCACTCTTTCTACATCACTGGTTTGTCGAATCGGGCTTCGATCGACTATTACCGCAACTGACCGGTGTTTATGTCGGGATGAGCGCCGGTAGCATGGTTCTGACGCCACGAATCGGAACAGATTTCGTTGGATGGAAAAAGACGCCGGAGCAATCGGACGCAACATTAGGTCTCTTTGACTTTTCAATTTTTCCACACCTCGATCATCCGCAGTTACCAGATAATCACTTACAAGCTGCCGAATCATGGGCTGAGACATTGACGAATCCAGCTTACGCAATCGACGACGCGACAGCGATTCGTGTTATCGGTTCGAACGTAGACGTGATTTCTGAAGGAAAGTGGGTCCAGTTGCGATGA
- a CDS encoding AAA family ATPase translates to MHVQHVRFNYPKSPDLLHDVSFSLVPGKLNVLIGMNGAGKTTLFDCMTGALPITSGELDLPDISDILYLTQFIYYSDELKGKDVAVFVGRLARLKAYRKQETYTRHLKQPRELDLFAHLWEMKIGKMSAGEKKWLFVTLLTTVPRSLYIFDEPTSGVDPATRLHIMRRFEQMTANGQTCLFSTHQLHDLLHTDAHVIFLHQGRILYEGDFKDWLNRFETTDPDVAFVQMLELAG, encoded by the coding sequence ATGCACGTTCAACACGTACGCTTCAACTATCCGAAATCACCTGATCTGTTACACGATGTCTCCTTTTCGCTTGTTCCCGGGAAACTGAACGTCTTGATCGGGATGAACGGTGCCGGGAAAACGACACTGTTTGATTGCATGACCGGTGCTTTACCGATCACGTCCGGAGAACTGGACTTACCCGATATCTCGGACATCCTCTATTTGACGCAATTCATCTATTACTCGGATGAATTAAAGGGTAAGGATGTCGCCGTTTTCGTCGGTCGGCTCGCTCGTTTGAAAGCATATCGCAAGCAAGAGACCTATACGCGTCATCTGAAACAGCCGCGAGAGCTCGATTTATTCGCTCATCTGTGGGAGATGAAAATCGGTAAGATGTCCGCTGGCGAAAAGAAATGGTTGTTCGTGACCCTGTTGACGACAGTACCACGTTCGCTCTACATCTTTGACGAGCCGACGAGCGGAGTCGACCCGGCAACACGGCTTCATATCATGCGACGCTTCGAGCAGATGACAGCAAACGGTCAAACATGCCTCTTCTCGACGCATCAATTACACGATCTATTGCATACCGATGCCCATGTCATCTTCCTTCATCAAGGTCGTATTTTGTACGAAGGTGACTTCAAGGAT
- a CDS encoding histidine phosphatase family protein — MRTIYFIRHCESIKTGSDQGRGLTDAGQEQAQELVAFFKEIPIDAIYSSPMQRAMDSVRPLAEQRGLRIYEAAFQERRFQETDERLSPERLEELLKRSFQNDDYAQSGGESNQIARNRALTVIDQLLKTHPHHRVVVATHGLVLALVLEHYTERPANEWLGAMGSPTIHQLTFDAGGKTSHEQLL, encoded by the coding sequence ATGAGGACGATCTATTTCATTCGCCATTGCGAATCGATCAAAACAGGCAGTGATCAAGGGCGGGGATTAACGGATGCAGGTCAAGAACAAGCACAGGAACTCGTAGCGTTCTTTAAAGAGATACCGATTGACGCCATCTACTCGAGTCCGATGCAACGAGCGATGGACTCCGTTCGCCCGCTTGCTGAGCAACGAGGTTTGCGAATCTACGAGGCAGCGTTTCAGGAACGGCGTTTTCAGGAAACAGACGAACGTTTATCGCCTGAACGGCTAGAAGAACTGTTGAAGCGATCATTTCAAAATGATGATTACGCGCAAAGTGGTGGAGAGTCGAATCAAATAGCACGTAATCGTGCTCTAACAGTCATCGATCAGCTACTTAAAACCCACCCGCACCACCGAGTGGTCGTCGCGACGCATGGTCTCGTGTTGGCTTTAGTGCTCGAACACTACACTGAACGACCGGCAAATGAGTGGCTGGGCGCGATGGGGAGTCCAACAATCCATCAGCTGACATTCGATGCAGGCGGGAAAACGTCTCATGAACAACTATTGTAA